One Rhodoferax ferrireducens T118 DNA segment encodes these proteins:
- a CDS encoding ComF family protein, with translation MKVNLRNLTGNWSSGYALDKHMISSTYMGVNEYGRDKFDNVRTEVGEATYQLKYKQDWSQVAPLAKAIFDNVFPKLSAVGLLIPMAASTHRTRQPVLEVTKELGKLSGLPVFENLLAKQAGGSSLKNLTTKDEKNEALTKSGFTLTTTDGFTTEGPWNALVIDDLYHTGASMEAACTVLSRHPKIKKIYVATLTHRG, from the coding sequence ATGAAAGTCAATCTCAGAAATTTAACCGGCAATTGGAGTTCTGGTTACGCCTTAGACAAACACATGATTTCAAGCACTTATATGGGTGTCAATGAATACGGGCGAGACAAGTTTGATAACGTCAGAACGGAGGTAGGAGAGGCCACCTATCAGCTGAAGTACAAGCAGGATTGGTCGCAGGTCGCTCCCCTAGCCAAAGCCATTTTTGATAACGTTTTCCCCAAGCTTTCGGCGGTTGGTCTTCTGATTCCAATGGCCGCTTCGACTCACCGTACGAGACAACCCGTACTGGAAGTCACCAAAGAATTAGGCAAACTATCAGGGCTACCCGTATTCGAAAATTTGCTTGCCAAACAGGCCGGCGGAAGTTCACTGAAAAATCTCACAACGAAGGATGAAAAAAATGAGGCTTTGACTAAGTCTGGGTTTACTTTGACAACAACTGATGGGTTCACTACTGAAGGGCCGTGGAATGCTCTAGTAATCGACGACCTATACCACACCGGTGCATCCATGGAAGCGGCTTGCACAGTGTTAAGCAGACACCCAAAGATCAAAAAAATCTATGTGGCTACACTAACGCACAGAGGCTAA
- the glmS gene encoding glutamine--fructose-6-phosphate transaminase (isomerizing) gives MCGIVGAVSNRNIVPVLVQGLARLEYRGYDSCGVAVYANGLQRARSTARVAELAEQVNASHLEGSTGIAHTRWATHGAPLVHNAHPHFSHGPGADALNRPGRIALVHNGIIENHDQLRTLLQAKGYVFQSQTDTEVIAHLIDSRYDGDLFEAVKAALEQLRGAYAIAVFCKDEPQRLVGARAGSPLILGVGRDSQEHFLASDAMALAGVTDQIVYLEEGDIVDIQLGKYWLFDRLGKPVAAAQRPIKTVHAHSGAAELGPYRHFMQKEIFEQPRAIADTLQGVDGIVPELFDQQMNHAPGSNAAHVFKEIDSVLILACGTSYYSGCTAKYWLESIAKIPTQVEVASEYRYRESVPNPRTLVVTITQSGETADTLAALRHAQGLGMTHTLTICNVATSAMVRECELTYITRAGIEIGVASTKAFTAQLAGLFLLTLALAQAKGRLSEAEETRHLIAMRHLPAALQAVLALEPQVIAWSEDFAKKENALFLGRGLHYPIALEGALKLKEISYIHAEAYPAGELKHGPLALVTSAMPVVTVAPNDALLEKLKSNMHEVRARGGVLYVLADADSHIESGEGIHVIRMPEHYGELSPLLHVVPLQLLAYHTACARGTDVDKPRNLAKSVTVE, from the coding sequence GCGGTTATGACTCCTGCGGCGTGGCCGTCTATGCCAACGGTTTGCAGCGGGCCCGAAGCACAGCCCGCGTCGCCGAGCTGGCCGAGCAGGTCAACGCCAGTCATCTGGAGGGCAGCACCGGCATTGCCCACACGCGCTGGGCCACACACGGCGCCCCGCTGGTTCACAACGCCCACCCGCACTTCAGCCATGGGCCTGGCGCAGATGCCTTGAACCGCCCCGGGCGCATTGCGCTGGTGCACAACGGCATCATTGAAAACCACGATCAACTGCGCACCCTGCTGCAGGCCAAAGGCTATGTGTTTCAGAGCCAGACCGACACCGAAGTCATCGCGCACCTGATCGACAGCCGCTATGACGGTGATTTGTTTGAAGCCGTCAAGGCCGCGTTGGAGCAGTTGCGCGGCGCCTACGCCATTGCCGTCTTCTGCAAGGATGAGCCACAGCGCCTGGTTGGCGCCCGCGCGGGCTCGCCGCTAATTCTGGGCGTTGGCCGAGACAGCCAGGAGCATTTCTTGGCCAGCGACGCGATGGCACTGGCTGGCGTCACTGACCAGATCGTGTACCTGGAAGAAGGCGACATCGTCGATATCCAGCTTGGCAAGTACTGGCTATTTGACCGACTCGGCAAACCGGTCGCGGCGGCGCAACGCCCGATCAAGACCGTACACGCGCACAGCGGCGCGGCCGAGTTGGGACCGTATCGCCACTTCATGCAAAAAGAGATTTTTGAACAGCCGCGTGCCATTGCCGACACCTTGCAAGGCGTTGACGGCATCGTGCCCGAACTGTTCGACCAACAGATGAACCATGCGCCGGGCAGCAACGCGGCGCATGTTTTCAAAGAGATTGACTCGGTGTTGATTCTGGCCTGCGGCACCAGCTACTACAGTGGCTGCACCGCAAAATACTGGCTGGAAAGCATCGCCAAAATCCCCACCCAGGTGGAAGTGGCGAGCGAATACCGCTACCGCGAGTCGGTGCCCAACCCGCGCACCCTGGTCGTCACCATCACCCAGTCCGGAGAAACAGCCGACACCCTGGCCGCTTTGCGCCACGCCCAAGGTCTGGGCATGACGCACACGCTGACCATCTGCAACGTCGCCACCAGCGCCATGGTGCGCGAATGCGAGCTCACCTACATCACCCGCGCCGGGATCGAAATTGGCGTGGCGTCGACCAAGGCCTTCACCGCGCAACTGGCCGGCCTGTTCTTGCTGACGCTTGCGCTGGCGCAAGCCAAAGGACGCTTGAGCGAAGCCGAAGAAACGCGCCACCTTATAGCCATGCGCCATTTGCCCGCCGCCTTGCAAGCCGTGCTGGCACTGGAACCCCAGGTGATTGCCTGGTCCGAAGACTTTGCAAAAAAAGAAAACGCACTCTTTTTGGGCCGCGGCCTGCACTACCCCATTGCACTGGAAGGCGCACTCAAACTCAAGGAAATCAGCTATATCCATGCCGAGGCCTATCCGGCGGGCGAGCTCAAGCACGGCCCGCTTGCCTTGGTGACCAGCGCCATGCCGGTGGTCACGGTGGCACCCAACGATGCACTGCTGGAAAAGCTCAAGAGCAATATGCACGAGGTGCGCGCGCGCGGTGGCGTGCTCTATGTACTGGCCGACGCCGATAGCCACATTGAGTCGGGTGAAGGCATTCACGTCATTCGCATGCCCGAGCATTACGGCGAACTCTCGCCACTGCTGCATGTGGTGCCCTTGCAGCTGCTGGCCTACCACACGGCGTGCGCCAGAGGCACCGATGTGGACAAGCCGCGCAATCTGGCCAAGAGTGTGACGGTGGAGTAG
- a CDS encoding three-Cys-motif partner protein TcmP, whose amino-acid sequence MAKKHYDWAEGPAEIDAHSLTKHEVLVGYLLRYLQQRTLNARGRERLRITLVDGFCGGGLYTIRGQSKLILGSPLRMLAAVDEARILVNKDRTKPLELDVQYVFIDKDASAVSFLSKVLQERGYGAAIGKSIHLIHEEFAKVNDAVIQLIKRHTPRAGTALFFLDQYGYIDVPANLIQRIFSELPGSEVVLTFHVSSFATYTNDQFTNHVSGKLAIDIGSALGGRSIEKLKEDDADWRRFIQAALYQALVRNCGAQFFTPFFIRGEGSGHGEYWLVHLSQHPRAQDVMKQVHWKHQNHFVHYGGAGLDMLATHTMGFRQEFNGGFQFDDVARSESTKALVQQLATNVYVRNVPVQLGELFSSTCNTSPATSSMYKTALEQLAGQSDILVTSKNGKRMTRARYMSDTDVIERSRQSSLFSTSMG is encoded by the coding sequence TTGGCAAAGAAACACTACGACTGGGCAGAGGGGCCCGCAGAGATCGATGCGCACAGCCTAACCAAGCATGAGGTACTTGTTGGCTATTTACTGCGCTATTTACAACAACGAACCTTAAATGCCAGAGGTCGTGAGCGCCTTCGCATTACTCTGGTTGATGGCTTTTGCGGTGGTGGCCTGTACACAATACGTGGACAGTCGAAATTAATTCTTGGCTCCCCTCTTCGAATGCTGGCTGCAGTGGATGAGGCACGGATACTCGTCAACAAGGATCGAACCAAGCCACTTGAACTTGACGTTCAATACGTGTTCATTGACAAAGATGCAAGCGCAGTCTCGTTTCTAAGCAAGGTTCTACAGGAGCGTGGCTACGGAGCGGCCATTGGCAAAAGCATCCACCTGATCCACGAAGAATTCGCCAAAGTCAATGATGCCGTGATTCAACTGATCAAGCGTCATACACCAAGAGCAGGCACTGCACTCTTCTTTCTGGACCAGTATGGCTACATCGACGTTCCAGCAAACTTGATTCAACGTATCTTTTCTGAACTCCCAGGGAGCGAGGTGGTATTGACATTCCACGTATCGTCTTTCGCTACCTATACCAACGATCAATTCACTAATCACGTTTCAGGAAAATTGGCAATTGACATTGGGAGCGCGCTCGGTGGCAGGTCAATTGAGAAGCTCAAAGAAGATGACGCTGACTGGCGCAGGTTTATCCAAGCCGCTCTATACCAGGCACTGGTACGAAATTGCGGAGCCCAGTTCTTCACACCTTTTTTCATTAGGGGCGAAGGTAGCGGACATGGTGAGTACTGGTTGGTTCATCTATCTCAACATCCGCGCGCCCAAGATGTAATGAAGCAGGTGCATTGGAAGCACCAGAACCATTTCGTGCATTACGGTGGTGCCGGTTTAGACATGCTCGCGACTCACACAATGGGGTTCAGACAGGAATTCAATGGCGGATTCCAATTTGATGATGTAGCACGTTCAGAGTCGACGAAAGCATTGGTTCAACAGTTGGCAACCAATGTCTATGTTCGAAATGTGCCAGTTCAACTCGGTGAATTATTCTCGTCCACGTGCAACACCTCCCCTGCGACATCAAGTATGTATAAAACTGCGCTTGAACAGTTGGCGGGCCAAAGTGACATCCTTGTCACTTCAAAGAATGGGAAGCGAATGACGCGCGCCAGGTACATGAGTGATACAGATGTGATTGAACGCAGTCGTCAATCTAGCCTCTTCAGCACTTCAATGGGCTAG
- a CDS encoding SIR2 family protein, which yields MPNYAQYQQEMTVDIANILKTAQCQPILFVGSGFSRRYANGPSWEILLTELAANCPFIDKDFAYYKQKYDGDLCKVGSVFAEQYFEWAWSPAGKKNFPPHLFAAGVPRDAYIKHAAADKLGSLAISDTDALNAELSALKAMGPHAIITTNYDTLLEQIFPKYEVVVGQNVFRTSPLVIGEIFKIHGSISDPGSLVLTQDDYCVFEEDKKYLSAKLLTYFAEHPLLFVGYSASDANIRNVLHDMSRMFKPSTLLIPNIYILQWDEMQNDQSYPPREHVLEVGHDVNVRIKSITANSYEWVYKAFGSGGAMEKVDLKALRSLMARMVNLIRTDIPTKNVQINYEALEQAISDGDSFANLFGVTNLNDPAAVNANHPYTSSMLAKKVGLKHWTGSNQLINRVEKETGFDMKASDNVFHVRIKSGEAEGSGVRKYSDAAVALLNKVKNGEIYTLPTHLLSGAANAEAV from the coding sequence ATGCCAAATTACGCGCAGTATCAGCAAGAGATGACGGTCGACATCGCCAATATTCTAAAGACCGCGCAGTGTCAACCAATCTTGTTCGTTGGCTCCGGATTCTCGCGTCGGTACGCGAATGGCCCATCCTGGGAAATACTGCTCACTGAACTCGCAGCGAACTGCCCGTTCATTGACAAGGACTTTGCCTACTACAAGCAGAAGTACGATGGCGATCTTTGTAAGGTGGGTTCGGTGTTTGCCGAGCAGTACTTCGAGTGGGCTTGGTCTCCAGCCGGAAAGAAGAACTTCCCGCCACATTTGTTCGCGGCAGGTGTCCCTCGTGACGCTTACATTAAACACGCCGCCGCCGATAAGCTCGGTAGTCTTGCAATCTCTGACACAGACGCATTGAACGCGGAACTCAGCGCACTCAAGGCAATGGGACCTCACGCCATCATCACTACCAACTACGACACACTGCTTGAACAGATATTCCCGAAATACGAGGTCGTGGTCGGCCAGAATGTGTTTCGGACATCGCCGCTAGTGATTGGTGAGATATTCAAGATTCACGGCTCGATTTCCGACCCCGGATCGCTTGTGCTGACTCAAGATGACTACTGCGTCTTCGAGGAGGATAAGAAGTATCTCAGTGCCAAGCTGCTTACCTATTTTGCTGAGCACCCACTATTATTCGTCGGCTATAGCGCCAGCGACGCCAATATTCGGAACGTGCTGCACGACATGAGCCGGATGTTCAAGCCGAGCACATTGCTGATTCCCAACATTTACATCCTGCAGTGGGACGAAATGCAGAACGACCAAAGTTACCCGCCGCGAGAGCATGTGCTGGAAGTCGGCCACGATGTCAACGTGCGTATCAAAAGCATCACAGCAAACTCGTATGAGTGGGTCTATAAGGCGTTTGGCTCCGGCGGCGCAATGGAAAAGGTAGACCTGAAGGCGCTAAGGTCATTAATGGCTCGAATGGTGAACCTGATTCGAACTGACATTCCGACCAAGAATGTGCAGATCAACTACGAGGCGTTGGAGCAGGCCATTTCTGACGGAGACAGCTTTGCGAACCTGTTTGGCGTTACGAACTTGAATGACCCAGCCGCAGTGAATGCAAACCACCCATATACCTCTTCAATGTTGGCAAAAAAGGTCGGTCTCAAGCACTGGACTGGCAGCAATCAGCTGATTAACCGGGTCGAAAAGGAAACTGGCTTCGACATGAAGGCGAGCGACAACGTTTTCCATGTCCGCATAAAGAGCGGTGAAGCCGAAGGGAGCGGGGTGCGAAAGTATTCGGATGCCGCAGTAGCTCTCTTAAATAAAGTTAAAAACGGCGAGATCTACACGTTGCCGACGCACTTATTGTCGGGCGCTGCCAATGCGGAGGCGGTTTGA
- a CDS encoding three-Cys-motif partner protein TcmP, which translates to MNFQLAQDKDPYPNLPIELGRQGEGVGRWVPEMKHTYLAKYVEATRRAREKYRHRIFVDLFCGPGRIQVKDEQITRHGGAQIAWQHSKLDQVQFTSCLVGDLDEERASACGQRLTALGAPVKFFPGPAASTVDQVLKEIPQNALCLVYLDPYNLQYLSFSIIEKLSRLKRVDFAIHFSTMDLRRNVLMEYNPERARFDLAAPGWRDHIDPKAFVRGDADEAFFEYWCGLVTALGFTISQRIPLIRDDGNRPLYHLVFFSRHPLPNKIWGEVAQGVNREFNF; encoded by the coding sequence ATGAACTTCCAACTCGCGCAAGACAAAGACCCTTATCCGAACCTGCCAATTGAGCTTGGACGACAAGGAGAGGGTGTGGGCCGCTGGGTGCCAGAGATGAAACACACCTACCTGGCGAAGTATGTTGAGGCGACACGACGGGCACGTGAAAAATATCGCCATCGAATTTTCGTAGATCTTTTTTGTGGGCCAGGTCGAATTCAGGTGAAAGATGAGCAAATCACTCGTCATGGAGGCGCGCAGATTGCATGGCAACATTCCAAGCTAGATCAGGTGCAGTTCACATCCTGTCTTGTCGGCGACCTTGATGAAGAAAGGGCCTCCGCCTGTGGGCAGCGTCTCACTGCTTTGGGAGCGCCCGTCAAGTTTTTTCCCGGACCAGCCGCATCAACCGTGGACCAAGTTCTGAAAGAAATTCCGCAGAACGCTTTGTGTTTGGTTTACTTGGACCCCTACAACCTTCAGTACCTGTCCTTCAGCATTATTGAGAAGTTATCGCGACTAAAGCGAGTGGACTTTGCGATTCACTTTAGTACCATGGACTTGCGGCGCAACGTACTGATGGAGTACAACCCTGAACGTGCTCGATTTGACTTAGCGGCCCCCGGATGGAGAGATCATATCGATCCAAAAGCATTTGTGAGAGGCGATGCAGACGAAGCTTTTTTTGAGTATTGGTGCGGCCTCGTGACCGCACTCGGATTCACTATCAGTCAACGCATTCCTCTAATCCGTGATGACGGGAATCGTCCCTTGTATCACCTGGTATTCTTCAGTCGACATCCACTACCGAATAAGATTTGGGGTGAAGTTGCACAGGGAGTCAATCGGGAATTCAACTTCTAA
- a CDS encoding DUF5131 family protein, whose translation MGKETTIEWTHHTFNPWWGCVKVSAACDHCYAETWAKRLGDKVWGAKSDRKFFTDAHWKEPLKWDRDAEAAGVRRRVFCASMADVFENRPDLVQPRLRLLQLIDATPHLDWLLLTKRIHLVRKQLPVGYEFPANVWLGATVENQDSADKRIKHLLDFTTPTVRFLSCEPLLGPIDLKKWLKFSNKGTRVDWVIAGGESGPGSRPMEPHWPDGLREQCTSAGVAFHFKQWGHWAPIELAVDAMTRRTPIHVVMRDGAEIKLVGIGKGKAGRTLGGQHWDQFPNSVVSS comes from the coding sequence ATGGGTAAAGAAACAACCATCGAGTGGACACATCACACGTTTAACCCCTGGTGGGGTTGCGTGAAGGTGTCGGCTGCGTGCGACCATTGTTATGCGGAAACTTGGGCCAAACGCCTAGGTGACAAAGTCTGGGGTGCAAAGTCTGATCGTAAATTTTTTACCGATGCTCACTGGAAAGAGCCACTGAAGTGGGATCGCGATGCTGAAGCAGCAGGCGTTCGACGCAGGGTGTTCTGTGCGTCCATGGCCGACGTATTTGAAAATCGCCCAGATCTTGTCCAACCTCGGCTTCGCCTGCTTCAGCTGATTGACGCAACACCACATCTTGATTGGCTTCTGCTCACCAAACGCATACACTTGGTGCGTAAACAGCTGCCAGTTGGTTATGAATTTCCGGCCAACGTGTGGCTTGGTGCTACCGTCGAAAACCAAGATTCTGCAGACAAGAGGATCAAACACCTTCTTGACTTCACTACACCAACCGTTCGATTTTTGTCTTGTGAGCCCTTGCTGGGACCCATTGATCTGAAGAAGTGGCTTAAATTCAGTAACAAAGGAACCAGGGTCGATTGGGTAATCGCTGGCGGCGAATCGGGACCCGGTTCACGGCCTATGGAGCCACATTGGCCAGACGGTCTCAGAGAGCAATGCACTTCTGCCGGCGTTGCCTTCCACTTTAAGCAGTGGGGGCATTGGGCTCCAATAGAGTTGGCCGTTGATGCAATGACTCGTCGAACGCCAATTCATGTCGTGATGCGAGACGGAGCTGAAATCAAACTCGTCGGCATTGGAAAGGGAAAAGCGGGCAGAACCTTGGGCGGGCAACACTGGGACCAGTTTCCCAATTCCGTCGTTAGCTCATAG